From the Paenibacillus sp. genome, one window contains:
- a CDS encoding YjcZ family sporulation protein, producing the protein MTAVAGGGYTTTGAILVLFILLVIISKTLLY; encoded by the coding sequence ATGACGGCAGTAGCTGGCGGCGGATACACGACGACGGGCGCGATCCTGGTTCTCTTCATCCTGCTCGTGATTATCTCCAAGACGTTGCTTTACTAA